One region of Scophthalmus maximus strain ysfricsl-2021 chromosome 15, ASM2237912v1, whole genome shotgun sequence genomic DNA includes:
- the znf593 gene encoding zinc finger protein 593, producing the protein MGKSKQTGNHKSDKKKNIAKTWKTKRRTKDLDQIHSDLKPETAAKLLQQDVDYDVTGGAQNYCLHCARYFVDLRSLKEHFKTKVHKRRLKQLREEPYTQAEADRAAGMGSYIAPKTVEVKTQSVEEDMH; encoded by the exons ATGGGGAAGTCCAAACAGACGGGGAACCACAAGAgcgacaagaagaagaacatcgCCAAGACGTGGAAGACGAAGCGCAGGACCAAAGACCTGGACCAGATCCACTCGGACCTGAAGCCCGAGACCGCGGccaagctgctgcagcaggacgTGGACTACGATGTGACCGGAGGCGCACAGAACTACTGTCTACACTGCGC GAGGTATTTTGTGGATCTGAGATCCTTGAAAGAGCACTTCAAAACTAAAGTGCACAAAAGAAG ACTGAAACAGCTCAGAGAGGAGCCCTACACCCAGGCAGAGGCAGATAGAGCAGCAGGTATGGGGTCCTACATCGCGCCAAAAACTGTTGAGGTGAAGACACAGTCTGTGGAGGAGGACATGCACTGA
- the selenon gene encoding selenoprotein N encodes MAADVDNRTREEDGHRSRGSGSWMCRGMWTLLVVAAVPVLGWGVKCYQDTQLVKRHEESVRTLGAEGLFLFASLDTDHDLYLSPEEFKPIAEKLTGITPPMDFEEEEIHDPSGETLTVEAKMQPLLLDTMTKSKDGFLGVTHSSLSGLRSWKSPAVPSSSFSASQFRVFLPPKNKAAVGDTWWVIPSELNIFTGYLPNNRYHPPTPRGKEVLIHSLLSMFHPRPFIKSRFAPQGAIACIRASNDFYYDIAIRIHAEFQLNDVPDFPFWLTPGQFTGNIVLSKDASHVRHFHLYVPNDRSLNVDMEWLYGASESSNMEVDIGYLPQLELQSTGPSTPSIIMDEEGNIIDSRDRSSEPIQFVFEDIHWTSEISRQDAARRMEVALYPFKKVSYLPFSEAFERAEAERKLVHSILLWGALDDQSCUGSGRTLRETVLESSPVLALLNQSFISSWSLVKELENMQADEQNTVLSEKARLHLERYNFPVEMMVALPNGTIVHHINANFFLDQTAMKPEEEGATFSFSAGFEDPSTSTYISFLKEGLEKAKEYLAQ; translated from the exons ATGGCCGCGGACGTGGACAACAGAACCCGCGAGGAGGATGGGCACCGGAGCCGGGGCTCTGGGTCCTGGATGTGCCGGGGGATGTGGACCCTGCTGGTGGTCGCCGCGGTCCCTGTCCTCGGCTGGGGGGTCAAGTGTTACCAAGACACGCAGCTCGTCAAACGTCAC GAAGAGAGTGTTCGAACTCTAGGCGCCGAGGGGCTCTTTCTCTTCGCCTCCCTGGACACCGACCATGACCTCTATCTCAGTCCGGAGGAGTTTAAACCCATTGCCGAGAAACTCACAG GGATTACACCCCCTATGGAttttgaggaggaagagatcCATGATCCCAGTGGAGAGACTCTGACCGTGGAGGCCAAAATGCAGCCTCTGCTGCTCGACACTATGACAAAAAGCAAGGATGGTTTTCTTGGG gtTACTCACAGCTCTCTGAGTGGTCTGCGGTCTTGGAAAAGCCCAGCGGTGCCTTCGTCTTCTTTCTCCGCCAGCCAGTTCAGGGTCTTCCTGCCCCCAAAGAACAAGGCCGCCGTGGGAGACACGTGGTGGGTGATTCCCAGCGAGCTCAACATCTTCACTGGATACCTGCCCAACAATCGCTACCACCCTCCCACACCAAGAGGCAAAGAG GTTCTCATCCACTCCCTGTTGAGCATGTTCCATCCTCGGCCCTTCATCAAATCACGTTTCGCTCCTCAGGGCGCCATCGCCTGCATCCGTGCCAGCAACGACTTTTATTACGACATCGCCATTAG gaTTCATGCAGAGTTCCAGCTCAACGATGTTCCAGACTTTCCTTTCTGGTTGACCCCGGGCCAGTTCACTGGAAACATTGTCCTCTCTAAAGACGCATCGCATGTCCGCCATTTCCACCTCTATGTCCCTAATGACAG GTCTCTGAATGTGGACATGGAGTGGCTGTACGGGGCCAGTGAGAGCAGCAACATGGAGGTGGACATTGGATACCTGCCGCAG TTGGAGCTGCAGTCCACAGGCCCGTCCACTCCGTCCATCATCATGGACGAGGAGGGCAATATCATAGACAGTCGGGACCGCAGCAGTGAGCCGATCCAGTTTGTCTTTGAGGACATCCACTGGACCTCAGAGATCAGTCGGCAAGACGCCGCTCGACGTATGGAGGTCGCCCTCTACCCCTTCAAGAAG GTGTCCTACCTCCCCTTTTCAGAGGCCTTTGAGCGAGCTGAAGCGGAGAGGAAGCTGGTGCATTCCATTCTGCTTTGGGGAGCATTAGACGACCAGTCCTGCTGAG GTTCGGGGCGAACTCTCCGGGAGACAGTCCTGGAAAGTTCGCCCGTCCTGGCCCTGCTCAACCAGAGCTTCATCAGCAGCTGGTCTCTGGTCAAAGAGCTGGAGAACATGCAG GCTGATGAGCAGAACACTGTGTTGAGTGAAAAGGCCCGCTTACATCTGGAGAGGTACAACTTCCCCGTGGAGATGATGGTGGCACTGCCCAATGGAACCATT GTCCACCACATCAATGCCAACTTCTTCTTGGACCAGACGGCCatgaaaccagaagaagaaggagcaacTTTCAGCTTCTCTGCAGGGTTCGAGGACCCGTCCACATCCACTTACATCAGCTTCCTGAAAGAGGGACTGGAGAAAGCCAAGGAGTACCTGgcacagtag
- the rlf gene encoding zinc finger protein Rlf: MAASNVEPEPEWGDGALDTAEDTLVAMETLLATLRAFEDVLRQQEISTASSTEYCDNFCQALIHYAGGRNSMEHGLPLLEVYCLSITCFAAARSHLTAESDKVALVLKRLALSCFELLLSVPENEIPYEAWVQFHHSVQITHDTLLQYGSTDLQALLQITGEGGAWSNPVLTSLLTGQLTNPEEVNAYISLEGEGFMEMRVKHLEKMGEVAKAVVLAKACTECSVISNQATFRQTYVSLLCHLLPSEEAIMEISRLDCKDVLEITCTLETDGEENTAFILCTTFLTQQLQQQSHYCSWELTLLWSKLQRRIDPSLMSLLERCLQLGAIAKTVHHLLYLVRVIQAEAEDLGVPASVELCVKALQLPKQEDSDTRISVCKTVSCLLADDLEVLRACQLTEFLLGPSQEVFACLEELYLRPDQKYDQENEVIPNSLRCELLLALKAYWPFDPEFWDWKTLKYHCVSLLGLKPESEGEDDEVVDKQDMVKQNEPQGVTVKLDPEHQNGINGSLHGQEQKGKKLSSNLTEIQGESEPKKHKFCCLICKRSVSDTQLVHHSKRHAEDKSHPCPVCLERFKSRKELVPHVKEHIQSETYLSKNDIKKEEVQKPIDEDDDVEPGEITIDPSLMLYYKSTNDPDVLDHIAQQAKTVKENRVDDDEHITFDYIDQHFKLQNRDEYPCPGMGCARIFKHSKYLYVHLKSEHKGDENVKYFRQMRDKREKCVFCRRHLVSAYHHRKHRRVHYGDLPYMCVVMGCGAQFRTSNELVTHKQTHGFQLNYQCELKGCYITCSDLGQIYHHEAQHFRDAAFTCCIAECRKYYLSKKDFIKHLSTHNITFSEADFEAQRKAKRKLFKTVTEVPVHLNKSANPEEIVNGEVLNSSSLSFTSSLQESDSKEPKATLTLVAVCFDGSKFTCGFEKCGMTFSRARDVQRHLKCAHPEHLKMENKEHKHDKEQGSKSKGIKTETDLDDEEKGKHEPSTPFKPVETGKERKASAHAKNNETNSSSLPTKNDDLKEILIGLSKLDLNSSSPNNVPSESAQSNPESNTSPLSLHQAITVKPPVVLLQKRPPEVKVEVKTEQASTTDEDSGVESLANAKPYICQIKGCGFRTAQSYSLQRHYKAKHGRSIEQARRLTSLKTTSFKPYVCQLCSKSHRQKNVLRAHYFQTHKLSKTLVDEMSCGATRYEGNKDSEMNQGLNVRKKEIPKLQRQPEKKNSTTIGENGQNLDKHSPSEEEGEDEAESREEENEQKGESEVKTTQQVRTTRRLVAKSNLCYILDKFSKPFHCVAKNCDAAFSTQGGLVRHLQLVHHYNRSQLLLEKDFDVHHSPEVKKEPARKRTLPNSDEPQPQYKCHFANCGASYHLKSSLVRHTRDFHSQPPELIKCKFEGCTRVFSHNEALKKHTLYSHCELYDSLVVRLQSTHKKSVTGCQKKLIITPPSPEKEATGSPTTQAERSTPEPEVTPQSEEISEQSLEEKKKLEKKKQRNSYYHLVFRSHEEALQMCQDRCLRVAYPCMVQDCDSVVTYSKSLHRHYIKVHRIGREKLSKNEDKLVFTAEQLEELIQRKSAGTNVAGACVPNGVRKMEYQAEAENTGGPAAPVSLHSIKADTQEEDNHDPLGFPEAEEEEPPLVERNGVLVGADEVLYGEASTGGHTEDSAAATLISQKPEERLSLDKIKPLLRPVTIDLSPPCSLRFTTEEGLQDASSNKEVGKMLNGSATTPTPVRQPLKRKNELSEPPSNMKEPQPRSPSPRSFDIGAYKPIGFESSFLKFIQDTSPKDKNPVPMKRRDTFRRSCSVKENNQLGISHTRSRRTHSPLLKPHAMTGELTSVENLKSILDKALAGCGDLAIKQLQYLRPVVLLGRPVSTTTHLFPSDTNNSKLLFGS, from the exons ATGGCGGCGAGTAATGTCGAACCAGAGCCCGAATGGGGCGACGGGGCCCTGGACACGGCCGAGGACACACTGGTGGCGATGGAAACCCTGCTGGCCACACTGAGGGCCTTCGAAGACGTGCTCAGGCAACAGGAGATATCCACAGCGTCGTCCACGGAGTACTGCGACAACTTCTGTCAG gCACTGATTCACTATGCTGGGGGCAGGAACTCTATGGAGCACGGTCTGCCTCTTCTGGAGGTTTACTGTCTGTCCATAACCTGCTTTGCTGCGGCCCGATCCCACCTCACTGCAGAGTCGGACAAAGTGGCCCTTGTTTTGAAGAGACTGGCCTT GAGCTGTTTTGAACTGTTGCTGTCAGTGCCTGAGAATGAGATCCCGTATGAAGCCTGGGTTCAGTTCCACCACTCTGTTCAG ATTACCCATGACACATTGTTACAGTATGGAAGCACAGATCTCCAAGCTTTACTACAGAtcacaggagagggaggagcatGGAGCAACCCAGTCCTAACCTCCCTGCTCACCGGCCAGCTCACCAACCCAGAAGAAG TTAATGCATACATCAGCTTGGAGGGCGAGGGCTTCATGGAGATGCGGGTGAAACATCTGGAGAAGATGGGTGAAGTTGCCAAGGCCGTGGTGCTGGCTAAAGCTTGCACTGAATGCAGCGTCATCTCCAACCAAGCTACTTTTCGCCAAACATAcgtctctctgctgtgtcacCTGCTGCCCAGCGAAGAAGCCATCATGGAG ATTTCCAGACTTGACTGTAAGGATGTTCTTGAGATCACATGCACCTTAGAGACAGATGGGGAGGAGAACACTGCCTTCATCTTGTGCACAACTTTCCTGActcagcagcttcagcagcagagtcaTTACTGCTCCTG GGAGTTGACTCTGTTGTGGAGTAAACTTCAGAGGAGAATCGACCCCTCGTTGATGTCTCTTCTGGAACGATGCCTTCAGCTTGGTGCCATTGCCAAAACGGTCCACCATTTGCTTTACCTGGTCCGTGTGATTCAGGCAGAG GCTGAGGATCTGGGAGTACCTGCTTCAGTAGAACTGTGCGTCAAAGCCCTTCAACTTCCAAAGCAAGAAGACTCAGATACAAGGATATCTGTCTGTAAGACGGTGTCCTGTCTTCTTGCAGATGACCTTGAGGTGTTGCGTGCCTGCCAACTCACAGAGTTCCTGCTTGGCCCTAGTCAAGAGGTTTTTGCCTGTCTTGAGGAATTGTATTTACGCCCAGACCAAAAGTATGACCAGGAAAATGAGGTCATTCCCAATTCCCTTCGCTGCGAGTTGCTACTAGCTCTGAAAGCATACTGGCCTTTTGACCCCGAATTCTGggactggaaaactctgaagTATCACTGTGTCTCACTTCTTGGGTTAAAGCCAGAGTCAGAAGGGGAGGACGACGAAGTGGTTGACAAACAAGACATGGTTAAACAAAACGAGCCACAGGGAGTCACAGTGAAACTAGACCCTGAGCATCAGAACGGGATTAATGGAAGTCTCCATGGTCAGGAGCAGAAGGGTAAAAAGCTGTCGTCTAACTTGACAGAAATCCAGGGAGAATCGGAgccaaagaaacacaaattcTGCTGTCTGATTTGTAAGAGGTCAGTCTCTGACACTCAACTGGTTCACCACTCCAAAAGACACGCAGAGGACAAAAGCCACCCCTGCCCTGTGTGCTTGGAAAGGTTTAAGAGCAGAAAGGAGCTTGTTCCCCATGTGAAAGAACACATTCAGAGTGAAACATATCTTTCCAAAAACGacataaagaaagaggaggtgcagAAACCGATAGATGAGGACGATGACGTTGAGCCAGGTGAGATCACCATTGACCCCTCTTTGATGCTCTATTACAAATCCACAAACGATCCAGACGTGCTGGACCACATTGCGCAGCAGGCCAAAACTGTGAAAGAGAACCGCGTGGACGATGACGAGCATATAACATTCGATTACATTGACCAACACTTCAAACTGCAGAACCGAGATGAGTATCCGTGTCCAGGAATGGGGTGTGCTAGAATTTTTAAACATTCCAAGTACTTATACGTCCACTTGAAGTCAGAGCATAAAGGCGATGAGAACGTGAAGTATTTCCGTCAGATGAGAGACAAGCGGGagaagtgtgttttttgtagacGCCATCTTGTCTCGGCTTACCATCACCGCAAACATCGAAGGGTTCACTATGGTGACCTGCCTTACATGTGTGTGGTTATGGGTTGCGGTGCTCAGTTCAGAACTTCCAACGAacttgtcacacacaaacagacccaTGGATTTCAGCTCAACTACCAGTGTGAGCTCAAAGGCTGTTACATCACCTGCTCTGACTTGGGACAAATCTATCACCATGAAGCCCAGCATTTCAGAGATGCTGCGTTTACCTGCTGTATCGCCGAATGTCGTAAATACTACTTATCCAAAAAGGACTTTATTAAGCATTTATCCACACACAACATCACCTTCTCTGAAGCAGACTTTGAGGCCCAGAGGAAGGCAAAGCGGAAACTTTTTAAGACTGTTACTGAAGTGCCAGTCCACCTTAATAAGTCAGCTAATCCAGAAGAGATTGTCAATGGAGAAGTCCTGAACTCTTCCTCGTTGAGTTTCACCTCCTCTTTGCAAGAATCTGACAGCAAAGAACCGAAAGCAACACTGACATTAGTGGCTGTGTGTTTCGATGGAAGCAAGTTCACCTGTGGGTTTGAGAAGTGTGGCATGACTTTCTCCAGAGCCAGGGATGTCCAGAGACATCTCAAATGTGCCCACCCTGAGCATCTTAAAATGGAgaacaaagaacacaaacatgacaaagaGCAGGGCTCAAAATCCAAAGGGATAAAGACTGAAACTGATTTAGACGATGAGGAAAAGGGCAAACATGAGCCCTCAACTCCATTTAAACCTGTGGAGactggaaaagagagaaaagcatcCGCTCATGCCAAAAACAACGAAACAAACTCTTCAAGCCTTCCAACAAAAAACGATGACCTAAAAGAAATTCTTATTGGGCTCAGTAAACTGGACCTTAATTCCTCATCCCCGAACAATGTGCCAAGTGAGTCCGCTCAGTCCAACCCAGAGTCTAATACATCACCGTTATCTCTTCATCAGGCAATTACGGTAAAGCCTCCTGTTGTACTGCTTCAGAAGAGACCTCCGGAGGTAAAGGTAGAAGTCAAAACTGAGCAAGCGTCAACAACTGATGAAGACAGTGGTGTTGAATCATTAGCCAATGCTAAGCCATACATCTGTCAGATAAAAGGTTGTGGCTTCAGGACTGCTCAGAGTTACAGCTTACAACGGCACTATAAGGCCAAACATGGCCGCTCCATTGAACAGGCCAGGAGGTTGACTTCTTTGAAAACCACATCTTTCAAGCCTTATGTCTGCCAGCTTTGTTCCAAgagtcacagacaaaaaaatgtgttgagggcCCACTATTTTCAGACACATAAGCTGAGCAAGACTCTGGTGGACGAAATGAGCTGTGGGGCTACACGGTATGAGGGAAACAAGGACTCTGAAATGAACCAAGGTCTAAATGTGAGGAAGAAAGAGATCCCTAAATTGCAACGCCAACCCGAGAAAAAAAACTCGACCACGATAGGCGAAAATGGACAAAACCTTGACAAACATTCTCCAtctgaagaggaaggagaggacgaagcagagagtagagaggaagaaaatgagcaGAAGGGAGAAAGCGAGGTTAAGACCACGCAGCAGGTCAGAACTACAAGACGTCTGGTTGCCAAAAGTAATCTGTGCTATATATTGGATAAATTCAGTAAGCCCTTTCATTGTGTAGCCAAAAACTGTGATGCAGCTTTTTCCACCCAGGGAGGCCTTGTGCGCCACCTACAGTTGGTGCATCATTACAATCGCTCTCAGCTCTTGCTGGAAAAAGATTTTGATGTGCACCACAGCCCAGAAGTCAAAAAAGAGCCTGCCAGGAAAAGGACTCTCCCAAACTCGGATGAGCCTCAGCCCCAATACAAATGTCACTTTGCTAATTGTGGCGCCTCGTACCACCTGAAGAGCAGCCTGGTACGTCACACTCGAGACTTCCACTCTCAACCACCAGAGCTGATAAAGTGCAAGTTTGAAGGCTGCACAAGAGTATTCAGCCACAACGAAGCACTTAAGAAACATACACTTTATAGTCATTGCGAGTTATATGATTCACTAGTGGTACGTCTACAGAGCACTCACAAAAAGTCAGTTACCGGATGCCAGAAGAAGCTAATCATTACACCACCGAGTCCTGAGAAGGAAGCAACTGGTTCACCCACCACGCAGGCCGAGAGATCGACTCCCGAGCCTGAAGTGACCCCCCAGTCCGAAGAAATTAGCGAGCAGAGtcttgaggagaaaaaaaagttggaaaagaaaaagcaaagaaatagTTACTACCATTTAGTCTTCAGATCTCATGAAGAGGCACTACAGATGTGCCAAGACCGCTGTCTGCGCGTGGCCTACCCTTGTATGGTTCAGGACTGCGATTCTGTCGTCACGTACAGTAAGAGTTTGCACCGTCATTACATTAAAGTTCACCGCATAGGTCGAGAGAAACTTTCTAAGAATGAAGATAAGCTTGTTTTTACTGCCGAGCAGCTGGAGGAACTGATTCAGAGGAAGTCAGCTGGGACAAATGTGGCAGGTGCGTGTGTCCCTAATGGGGTTCGAAAAATGGAGTATCAGGCAGAGGCAGAAAACACTGGGGGGCCGGCTGCACCCGTGAGCCTGCACTCCATCaaggcagacacacaggaggaggataATCACGACCCACTGGGATTTCCAgaggcggaagaggaggagccgcCACTGGTTGAGAGAAATGGCGTCCTCGTCGGTGCAGATGAGGTGCTGTATGGTGAAGCGAGCACTGGTGGGCATACGGAAGACTCTGCTGCAGCTACACTCATCAGTCAGAAACCGGAGGAGAGATTAAGCTTGGATAAAATCAAACCTCTGCTTCGTCCTGTCACCATCGACCTCTCGCCACCATGCTCACTGCGCTTCACTACTGAAGAGGGCTTACAAGATGCATCTAGCAACAAGGAGGTTGGCAAAATGTTAAACGGGTCAGCCACAACGCCCACTCCTGTTCGTCAGCCACTAAAACGAAAAAATGAACTGTCTGAACCGCCGTCAAATATGAAAGAGCCTCAGCCTCGTAGCCCTTCTCCACGCTCTTTTGACATAGGTGCTTATAAGCCAATAGGCTTTGAGTCCTCATTCCTCAAGTTCATACAAGACACCTccccaaaagacaaaaacccGGTGCCCATGAAACGGCGTGACACCTTCAGACGCAGTTGTTCTGTTAAGGAGAACAACCAGCTGGGCATCTCTCACACCCGCAGCAGGCGCACTCATTCCCCACTGCTGAAGCCACATGCTATGACTGGGGAACTCACATCAGTCGAAAACTTGAAGTCCATCCTGGACAAAGCTCTTGCTGGTTGTGGGGACCTGGCCATAAAACAGCTTCAGTACCTCAGACCTGTGGTGCTCCTTGGGAGACCTGTgtccaccaccacccacctctTCCCATCAGACACCAACAACAGCAAACTGCTTTTTGGAAGTTAG